One Vigna unguiculata cultivar IT97K-499-35 chromosome 11, ASM411807v1, whole genome shotgun sequence DNA window includes the following coding sequences:
- the LOC114170182 gene encoding uncharacterized protein LOC114170182, translating into MEKKSAAKQKKADSVDDSNDGNSDSEALSLMVKKFSKFLKYKNKTNNSYAGNKKQSRSGTQTCYECGKTRHIKVDCPVLKMKQKLEEKNEAEKHLKKKKA; encoded by the coding sequence ATGGAGAAAAAATCTGCAGCAAAACAGAAGAAAGCAGATTCTGTAGATGACTCCAATGATGGAAACTCTGACAGTGAAGCCTTGAGCTTAATGgtgaaaaagttctcaaaatttctgaagtataagaataaaactaataacAGTTATGCAGGAAACAAGAAGCAGTCCAGATCTGGAACTCAaacctgctatgagtgtggcaaGACAAGACACATCAAAGTAGATTGTCCTGTGCTGAAGATGAAGCAGAAACTGGAAGAGAAAAATGAGGCAGAGAAGCacctgaagaaaaagaaagcctaA